Part of the Thermodesulfovibrionales bacterium genome is shown below.
TCTCATGATAACGAATCACGACCCTCGCCTCATCGGTCATCCGGCCTCCTGGCATTCCCGCTTAAATCAAAACAAACTTATTCTTCCCGTCGGTGTAACTTTGGTCCAATTGAAAACGAGTGCGAATGCACCAAACAAAAAAACGAGAAAACAATAAACACCAAAAGAAGCCTAGCCCTGAAAGGATTGGAGTATCGGCCTTTTCTGTCGGCTCAGGCACTCTGGCAGGGAAATCCATAGATAGCAATTCACCTGCTCTGGTGACAGAAAATACGCCGCTCGCAGTCTCAAAATCGACTGAGGCCGTTAGTTTCTGAGTCAGTTTCCTCTTGTGGCCTTTATTATACCGCTAATTCCCGGGATTCGATAAGTCACGCCCTGCACACGGATCATACCGCGGGCTTGGCAAGTAACGTCCCGAGCATGTTGTAGAAGAAGAGGAATATCGAGAACGCCTCTACAACGCCAAAGGCAGAAGAGAGTGCGGTGTTTTCGAGGACGTAGAATACCAGCATTCCTACCAGGCCGATATTCGCGAGCCAGAACTGCACCTCTCCCATCTTCGGACTCTTCAAGGGTTTTCCGGCGAATCTCGGCAGGATGTGATAGCCGACACCGAAGATCATCATCGAGACCCAGCCGAGCATATTGAGATGGGAATGAACAAACTTCAGATGCATTAACGGCGGGTTGGCGAGCATACATATTCCCAAGACCGAGGCGATTGCGAGATAGACGATACTCATGACAATAAAGTTCTTAACGAATCTGTCCATAGAGGCTCCTCCTTATGTGATACTGTCATCTATCCAGATTATACCGAAAACCGTTAGATCAGCTATGATTCCCGTCATAAGGCAAGAATTGTTTGATCTGCCCTTTCAGCAAAGAGGGGTTTCGGTTTATAATGAAGAGTGCTTGATACGATCAGCAAGAAAGTCTTCTCAGGGAGGAGGCTCTCGGCAGATGACGCCCTCGCCCTCTTCGAGACCGACGATCTCTTCGCCCTCGGAAAATTGGCCTCTCATGTTGCCGGCAAGGAGCACGGCAATGTTGCATATTTTGTCGTAAACAGGCATATCAACCCAACGAACATCTGTATCAACAGATGCCGCTTCTGCGCCTTCAGCCGTTCAAAGGGTGAAGCAGGAGCCTTTGAACTCTCCATAAGTGACATACTGAAGAGGCTTGAAACAGAAGGATCGAAAACAGCCTTCAGAGAAGTCCACATTGTCGGCGGGCTCCATCCTGACTGGTCTTTCGATCATTACCTTGAGATGGTCTCCGCTGTCAAGAACTCCTTTCCGCATATCCATATCAAGGGCTTCACCGCAGTCGAGATCGACCACTTCTCAAAAATAAGCGGCCTTTCCATTAAAGAGGTCCTTGAGAGACTGAAGGAGAGCGGTCTTGAAGCCATGCCGGGCGGAGGGGCCGAGATCTTTGCAGAGAGGATGAGGAAAAGGCTCTGCCCTGAAAAGATATCGGGGAAGAGATGGCTCGAGATCCACAAGGCTGCCCATCTCTGCGGGATACCGACAAACGCGACCATGCTCTATGGCCATATAGAGCGATATGAAGACAGGGTTGACCATTTGACACGGCTGCGGGACCTTCAGGATGCTACGAGAGGCTTTCAGGCCTTCATCCCCCTGGCATATCATCCAAGGAACACCGAAATAGGCGGTTTCTACACCTCGGGGATCGATGACCTCAAGACGATCGCCATCAGCAGGCTCTTTCTCGATAACTTCCTGCACATTAAGGCCTACTGGATCATGCTCGGGGAAAAGATAGCACAGCTCTCGCTGCTCTTTGGTGCGGACGATCTCGACGGGACAATCATCGAAGAGAAGATAACCCATTCAGCAGGCGCAATGAGTGGTGAAGGGTTAACAAAGAAAGAGCTTATCACCCTAATAAAGAAGGCCGGAAAAGTCCCTGTCGAGAGGGACGCCTTTTACCATCCCGTTATCCCTTTCTCGCGCAGCAGACGATAAATCTCCTCCGTCACCCTTCTCACCCTTAATCCGGATAGTCCATCAACTTTGAGGACCTGGCTTCCACTTCGAAGGCAAGAGTCGGGAATATTGGCCGGCAGAAACTCATCGCATCTTCAAGGCTTCAATCCATGCCTGCCTTACCATCGCTTGCAACGCTAAGGTCAATACAATTAACCCTAATACTTTTCACCTCCGCAGTCTGAAAAGAAGAGGCCTGTCATCTCCGGATAGGGACCTCTTCACTTCGTCTTTCAGACT
Proteins encoded:
- a CDS encoding cbb3-type cytochrome c oxidase subunit I, encoding MDRFVKNFIVMSIVYLAIASVLGICMLANPPLMHLKFVHSHLNMLGWVSMMIFGVGYHILPRFAGKPLKSPKMGEVQFWLANIGLVGMLVFYVLENTALSSAFGVVEAFSIFLFFYNMLGTLLAKPAV
- the mqnE gene encoding aminofutalosine synthase MqnE — protein: MLDTISKKVFSGRRLSADDALALFETDDLFALGKLASHVAGKEHGNVAYFVVNRHINPTNICINRCRFCAFSRSKGEAGAFELSISDILKRLETEGSKTAFREVHIVGGLHPDWSFDHYLEMVSAVKNSFPHIHIKGFTAVEIDHFSKISGLSIKEVLERLKESGLEAMPGGGAEIFAERMRKRLCPEKISGKRWLEIHKAAHLCGIPTNATMLYGHIERYEDRVDHLTRLRDLQDATRGFQAFIPLAYHPRNTEIGGFYTSGIDDLKTIAISRLFLDNFLHIKAYWIMLGEKIAQLSLLFGADDLDGTIIEEKITHSAGAMSGEGLTKKELITLIKKAGKVPVERDAFYHPVIPFSRSRR